In a genomic window of Coregonus clupeaformis isolate EN_2021a chromosome 27, ASM2061545v1, whole genome shotgun sequence:
- the LOC121541215 gene encoding insulinoma-associated protein 1a-like: MPKGFLIKRSKKAGPVSYRIREEDLALDANCSPLVENTPAHALPSVCHNFIRVLSPGIFGGMPESHRAPSLSPTRPDSEGYQYTPVDAAHQMLSFLSPAPSDTFPEANLGSFTIDGSPVSPSLPEMTTRLDTMCGNAKSAAMKRPASSNAKSPHTNYKKRKSSSSQNQEKKSSVRDEVTTSPVLGLRITEEAEDEVKQRSNTSSPLGEFICQLCKERYADPLTLAFHKCSRIVRVEYRCDECDKVFSCPANLASHRRWHKPKGFQVERVLSQREESRPDTPTAREALPPSPLPSDSGSDEEIMFSCPQCSKKFRKQAYLRKHLALHNRKAASHPQNQSPSAKVSDQQHISPLKSGLETPEPSAKYAGTECITKVTGEVIPCRFCGDNFFSSPGLTGHINKYHPTESRQVIVLSQTI, encoded by the coding sequence ATGCCAAAGGGTTTCCTTATAAAACGTTCTAAAAAGGCTGGTCCTGTTTCATACAGGATACGCGAGGAGGACTTGGCGCTGGACGCCAACTGTTCTCCGCTGGTCGAGAATACCCCGGCTCATGCACTGCCCTCGGTGTGCCACAACTTTATCAGAGTTCTCAGCCCGGGTATTTTCGGTGGAATGCCAGAGTCTCACCGTGCGCCTTCACTGAGCCCGACCCGGCCTGACAGCGAGGGATATCAATACACACCCGTGGACGCCGCTCATCAAATGTTAAGCTTTCTTTCTCCTGCTCCATCAGATACCTTTCCCGAGGCAAATTTGGGAAGCTTCACCATTGATGGTTCCCCAGTGTCGCCGTCTCTTCCGGAGATGACCACCAGACTGGACACCATGTGCGGGAATGCTAAATCTGCAGCAATGAAGCGGCCTGCCTCCTCCAACGCGAAATCTCCCCATACTAATTATAAAAAGCGCAAGTCCTCAAGCTCCCAAAACCAAGAGAAGAAGTCCAGCGTCCGGGATGAGGTAACCACATCTCCCGTCCTCGGATTGCGCATTACAGAGGAGGCAGAGGATGAGGTGAAGCAGCGCTCCAACACCAGCAGTCCGCTTGGAGAATTCATCTGTCAGCTTTGCAAGGAGCGGTATGCAGACCCTCTCACTTTGGCCTTCCACAAGTGCTCTCGCATTGTCCGAGTCGAATATCGCTGCGACGAGTGTGACAAAGTTTTTAGTTGTCCTGCTAACCTGGCCTCCCACAGACGTTGGCACAAGCCAAAGGGTTTTCAAGTGGAGAGAGTCttgtcacagagagaggagagccgaCCTGACACACCAACAGCCAGAGAGGCGCTCCCACCCTCCCCGCTACCCTCAGACTCGGGCTCTGATGAAGAAATTATGTTCAGCTGCCCACAGTGCTCAAAGAAATTCAGAAAACAAGCGTACCTGAGGAAACACTTGGCCTTGCACAATAGGAAAGCAGCTAGTCATCCCCAGAATCAGTCTCCTTCGGCCAAAGTCTCCGACCAACAACACATCAGCCCGCTCAAGTCCGGCCTAGAAACACCCGAGCCCTCCGCCAAATACGCAGGGACTGAGTGCATCACAAAGGTGACAGGAGAGGTGATTCCGTGTCGATTTTGTGGTGATAATTTCTTCTCCTCCCCTGGCCTCACCGGACACATAAACAAATATCACCCAACGGAGAGCAGACAGGTCATCGTTTTGTCTCAAACTATTTAA